From one Lotus japonicus ecotype B-129 chromosome 3, LjGifu_v1.2 genomic stretch:
- the LOC130744068 gene encoding uncharacterized protein LOC130744068 has product MWDTQRIAAIFTQPQAEMILKIPLPTQAREDQLMWNQSKQGNYTVKSGHHSTLFNTDEASTSNPNTSYIWPTIWEVNTQPRCKEFMWRAAQNAQPVKVKLQQRGISTDLICPLCGEDQEPACHVILTCHEVRAIWFLSPLRLVEGMDFKAWLEHLLSNLPESGQKWLFSLAWAIWKRRNMWVFDEKKLPPDQVILQASRMVIPEAEPKERQ; this is encoded by the coding sequence ATGTGGGACACCCAAAGGATTGCTGCAATTTTCACCCAACCACAAGCGGAAATGATCCTAAAAATTCCCCTACCAACTCAAGCCAGAGAAGATCAGCTCATGTGGAATCAATCAAAGCAGGGGAACTACACGGTCAAGTCGGGGCACCACTCAACTCTCTTTAACACCGATGAGGCCTCCACCTCCAATCCAAATACCAGCTATATCTGGCCCACCATTTGGGAAGTGAACACTCAACCGCGCTGCAAAGAATTTATGTGGAGAGCAGCCCAGAACGCACAACCAGTGAAGGTGAAACTCCAACAGAGAGGTATCTCCACTGATCTTATTTGTCCCCTCTGCGGTGAAGATCAAGAACCAGCCTGCCATGTTATCCTTACTTGCCATGAGGTTAGAGCCATTTGGTTTCTATCCCCGCTTAGGCTAGTAGAAGGCATGGACTTCAAAGCTTGGCTAGAGCACTTGCTATCTAACCTCCCTGAATCTGGACAAAAGTGGCTTTTTTCTTTGGCATGGGCCATCTGGAAAAGAAGAAATATGTGGGTCTTTGACGAAAAGAAGTTGCCACCTGACCAAGTGATCCTCCAAGCTTCCAGAATGGTGATACCAGAAGCTGAACCAAAAGAGCGCCAATAG